A window of the Cynocephalus volans isolate mCynVol1 chromosome 10, mCynVol1.pri, whole genome shotgun sequence genome harbors these coding sequences:
- the GINS3 gene encoding DNA replication complex GINS protein PSF3 has protein sequence MSEAYFPVESGALGPEENFLSLDDILMSHEKLPVRTEIPMPRLGSFFLERSSGADTDNTIPQGSKLELPLWLAKGLFDNKRRILSVELPKIYQEGWRTVFSADANVVDLHKMGPHFYAFGSQLLHFDSPENADISQSLLQTFIGRFRRVMDSSQNAYNEDTSALVARLDEMERGLFQTGQKGLNDFQCWEKGQASQITASNLVQNYKKRKFTDMED, from the exons ATGTCCGAAGCTTATTTCCCTGTGGAGTCGGGTGCGCTGGGGCCTGAAGAGAACTTTCTTTCCTTGGACGACATCCTGATGTCCCACGAGAAGCTCCCGGTGCGCACAGAGATCCCCATGCCTCGCCTCGGCTCTTTCTTCCTGGAACGGAGCTCAGGCGCGGACACTGACAACACGATCCCTCAG GGCTCAAAGCTTGAACTCCCCTTGTGGCTGGCAAAAGGACTTTTTGACAACAAGCGGCGGATCCTTTCTGTGGAACTTCCCAAGATCTACCAAGAGGGCTGGAGGACCGTGTTCAGTGCAGATGCCAATGTGGTGGACCTCCACAAAATGGGGCCACATTTCTATGCTTTTGGCTCCCAACTCCTGCATTTTGACAGTCCAGAGAATGCAGATATTTCCCAATCTCTGCTGCAG ACATTTATTGGACGTTTTCGCCGCGTCATGGACTCCTCGCAGAATGCCTACAATGAAGACACGTCGGCACTGGTGGCCAGGCTAGATGAGATGGAGAGGGGCTTATTTCAAACTGGGCAGAAAGGCCTGAATGACTTTCAGTGTTGGGAGAAGGGGCAGGCTTCTCAGATCACAGCTTCCAACCTCGTTCAGaattacaagaagagaaaattcaCTGACATGGAAGACTAA